The Exiguobacterium acetylicum genome includes a window with the following:
- a CDS encoding ribonuclease E/G — protein MRWISEQTASLERLALVEGGRLIEYHERMRDEIRVGTFVYAKVDRLHPTLGAAFLIATDGTPLYLPLNETVEVLRRFPDVPTIGQAVQVGQTLLVQVVKEGVAPKQHKVTQNITYGGRYLVYFPYGRRVRFSRKLDLVVQRQLAEQLTTTDEEGILYRTEAAKASIEELKQELQSLRTRHKELMQSPRLEQDEALIVQEAKRLPHVTEALVMTRQEKERLELLGLSVERSLRKGRLPEMEKIDGAIEKAMQRVVWLDGGAYLLIEEVETMTVIDVNSGKTISVKEQKRTFDQINEAAAVEVMRQLRLRNISGMIAIDFLRGSSKGQTRVTQLLKERAALETKQIEVYGFTKMGLCELTRQRHGKSLQERSQESGQWTRLSVYRLIEPKLLEIATYAEAVVIRAPRHLLQDEFVSRQPLEVHVLEGDPAVLFTGSSQDCLDFVKRSE, from the coding sequence ATGCGATGGATTAGTGAACAGACCGCCTCGCTCGAACGACTGGCATTGGTCGAAGGTGGTCGATTGATTGAATACCATGAACGGATGCGCGACGAGATTCGCGTTGGTACTTTCGTCTATGCTAAGGTCGATCGATTGCATCCGACGCTCGGGGCAGCGTTCTTAATCGCGACCGACGGTACACCGCTGTACTTACCACTTAATGAGACGGTAGAAGTACTGCGTCGTTTTCCGGATGTACCGACGATCGGACAAGCTGTTCAGGTCGGGCAGACGTTACTCGTCCAAGTCGTCAAGGAAGGCGTCGCACCGAAACAGCATAAGGTAACGCAGAACATCACCTATGGGGGGCGTTATCTCGTCTATTTCCCGTACGGTCGGCGGGTCCGTTTTAGTCGGAAGCTGGATTTAGTCGTTCAGCGCCAACTAGCGGAGCAACTGACGACGACAGACGAAGAAGGCATTCTCTACCGGACGGAGGCAGCAAAAGCGTCAATCGAGGAATTAAAGCAAGAGCTGCAGTCGTTGCGGACACGGCATAAAGAACTCATGCAGTCTCCTCGTCTCGAACAAGATGAGGCGTTGATCGTCCAAGAAGCAAAACGGCTTCCACATGTCACAGAAGCGCTCGTCATGACACGTCAGGAAAAGGAACGACTCGAATTACTTGGTCTGTCTGTCGAACGGTCGTTGCGAAAAGGACGCTTGCCAGAGATGGAGAAGATTGATGGGGCAATCGAGAAAGCGATGCAACGCGTCGTCTGGCTCGACGGAGGGGCGTATCTCTTGATTGAAGAAGTTGAAACGATGACTGTCATCGACGTCAACAGCGGGAAGACGATTTCCGTTAAGGAACAAAAGCGGACGTTTGACCAAATCAATGAAGCGGCTGCCGTCGAAGTCATGCGTCAATTACGATTGCGCAACATTAGCGGTATGATTGCGATTGATTTTCTCCGTGGCTCAAGTAAAGGTCAGACACGTGTGACCCAGCTCTTAAAAGAGCGAGCAGCACTCGAGACAAAACAAATCGAAGTCTATGGCTTTACGAAAATGGGTTTATGCGAACTGACACGACAACGCCATGGAAAATCACTACAGGAACGCTCGCAGGAATCCGGTCAGTGGACACGATTAAGCGTCTATCGGTTAATCGAACCGAAGTTGCTTGAGATCGCGACTTACGCGGAAGCAGTCGTGATTCGGGCACCGCGTCATCTGCTGCAAGACGAATTCGTCTCCCGCCAACCGCTCGAAGTGCATGTGCTTGAAGGCGATCCAGCCGTCCTGTTCACGGGGTCGTCACAGGACTGTCTCGATTTCGTCAAGCGATCGGAATAA
- a CDS encoding Maf family protein, translated as MITQPHLILASASPRRAELLQQIGIPHAVVPANVVEEAPYPMSPHEYVRHLSQKKARAITADGVILAADTVVAIDDLILEKPADMVEARAMLARLSGRAHEVVTGVTIRFGEKEETFDVTTHVRFGALPNEWVEGYIATAEPYDKAGGYGIQAMGGLFVEAIEGDYYNVVGLPIHEITKRLASFEIKPMFA; from the coding sequence ATGATAACGCAACCACACTTGATTCTAGCGTCGGCTTCACCACGCCGGGCGGAACTCTTGCAACAAATCGGAATCCCTCATGCAGTCGTACCAGCGAACGTCGTCGAAGAGGCACCGTACCCGATGTCACCACATGAATACGTTCGTCATTTGTCGCAAAAGAAAGCGCGAGCGATCACAGCGGACGGTGTCATTCTAGCTGCCGATACCGTTGTTGCAATTGACGATCTGATCCTCGAGAAGCCGGCAGATATGGTCGAGGCACGAGCAATGCTTGCCCGTCTATCAGGACGCGCTCATGAGGTCGTGACAGGGGTGACGATTCGCTTTGGTGAGAAGGAAGAGACGTTCGACGTGACGACACATGTCCGTTTTGGTGCATTGCCAAACGAGTGGGTCGAAGGCTATATCGCGACGGCCGAGCCCTACGATAAAGCAGGCGGATATGGTATCCAAGCGATGGGTGGTCTGTTCGTCGAGGCGATCGAGGGCGATTACTACAATGTCGTCGGACTGCCGATCCACGAAATCACGAAACGTCTCGCGTCCTTTGAAATCAAGCCGATGTTTGCGTAA
- the mreD gene encoding rod shape-determining protein MreD, whose protein sequence is MNNVKLFFAVFLLFILEGTLFAGPLGDGSPYVIHATLIGLMFLGRYGKLEQALGFGLVFGLLYDFVYSDIIGIYLFALSAIPLFSSFVLKYVKENVLTILVTFTFSAILYELDIYFFTASVVGVGVSFQELATQIIPRSLVAQLIGIIILYYPMTRLVQSTLDEKRG, encoded by the coding sequence GTGAATAACGTTAAGTTGTTTTTCGCCGTGTTCCTTCTTTTTATCTTAGAAGGGACGCTGTTCGCTGGACCGCTCGGTGATGGTTCACCGTATGTCATTCATGCGACATTGATCGGTTTAATGTTCCTCGGTCGGTACGGAAAACTCGAACAGGCACTCGGATTCGGACTCGTCTTCGGATTGCTCTATGATTTCGTTTACTCGGATATCATCGGCATTTACTTATTTGCGTTATCCGCCATTCCGCTTTTTAGTAGCTTCGTGCTAAAATATGTAAAGGAGAACGTATTGACGATTCTCGTCACGTTCACGTTTAGTGCCATTTTGTATGAACTCGATATATATTTCTTCACGGCTTCGGTCGTTGGTGTCGGGGTTTCCTTCCAGGAACTTGCGACACAGATCATTCCAAGGAGTCTGGTTGCCCAGTTGATCGGGATCATCATCCTGTATTACCCGATGACCCGACTCGTGCAGTCGACCCTTGACGAGAAAAGAGGATGA
- a CDS encoding ribosomal-processing cysteine protease Prp has translation MIRVKIRRDEAELVRSIEVTGHAEFAEPGLDLVCAGVSSVIFGAYNAIEALLGQVLLLEMAEQQEGGYFYVEPYADLAPDVSERTQLLLEATLVQLGTIAESYGEFIQLEQV, from the coding sequence ATGATACGTGTCAAGATTCGACGAGATGAAGCGGAACTCGTCCGCTCCATCGAAGTGACAGGACATGCCGAGTTTGCAGAACCAGGTCTCGACCTTGTCTGCGCCGGCGTATCGTCGGTGATCTTCGGGGCATACAATGCCATAGAAGCATTACTCGGGCAGGTCCTGCTCCTTGAAATGGCAGAACAACAAGAGGGTGGCTACTTTTATGTAGAACCGTACGCTGACTTAGCACCGGATGTCAGTGAACGCACCCAATTGTTACTTGAGGCGACTTTGGTCCAGCTTGGTACCATCGCTGAAAGTTACGGTGAGTTTATCCAACTTGAACAAGTATAG
- the minD gene encoding septum site-determining protein MinD has protein sequence MGRAIVVTSGKGGVGKTTTTANIGTALALMGHSVCLVDTDIGLRNLDIVLGLDNRSIYNIVDVVTGQCKLHQALVRDKRFEEMYLLPAAQSKDKSSVTPEQVKAIIDTLKLEYDFVLIDCPAGIEQGFMNAIAGADEAVVVTTPEKAAVQDADRIIGMLERSERNIVPKLVINRVRSHMMASGDMLDIDEIMRILSIDLLGLIIDDEEVIAASHRGVPVTMNPDNRAGLGYRNIARRILGESVPLLDLNEQPQKGFFVKLKKMLGMK, from the coding sequence ATGGGACGCGCCATCGTCGTCACATCCGGAAAAGGCGGCGTCGGGAAAACGACGACGACTGCAAACATCGGAACAGCACTTGCATTGATGGGACATTCGGTTTGTCTCGTCGATACGGATATCGGGTTACGCAATCTGGATATCGTGCTTGGTCTCGATAACCGGAGTATCTATAACATCGTTGACGTCGTGACAGGGCAATGTAAGTTGCACCAAGCACTCGTCCGCGATAAACGTTTTGAAGAGATGTATCTGTTGCCTGCTGCTCAATCAAAGGATAAGTCCTCCGTCACACCCGAACAGGTGAAGGCAATCATCGATACACTAAAACTCGAATACGACTTCGTCTTGATTGACTGCCCAGCAGGGATCGAACAAGGGTTCATGAATGCGATTGCTGGAGCGGATGAAGCCGTCGTCGTGACGACACCAGAAAAAGCAGCTGTCCAGGATGCGGACCGGATCATTGGAATGCTTGAGCGCTCAGAACGTAACATCGTTCCGAAACTCGTCATCAACCGGGTCCGTTCACACATGATGGCGTCTGGCGATATGCTCGACATCGATGAGATCATGCGCATTCTCTCGATTGATCTGCTTGGTCTGATCATCGATGATGAAGAAGTCATCGCTGCTTCGCACCGTGGTGTCCCTGTGACGATGAATCCCGATAACCGGGCTGGACTCGGCTACCGAAACATCGCGCGCCGGATTCTTGGCGAATCCGTACCACTGCTTGATTTAAATGAACAACCGCAAAAAGGGTTCTTCGTCAAATTGAAGAAGATGCTTGGGATGAAATAA
- a CDS encoding rod shape-determining protein has translation MFGSFSREIGIDLGTANTLVYVKGQGIVVREPSVVAFRTDTGKIEAVGNAAKNMIGRTPGNVTARRPMKDGVIADYETTATMIKYFMDQASKKKGLFSSKTNVMICVPSGITSVEKRAVEDAAKLAGAREAYTIEEPFAAAIGAGLPVSEPTGSMVVDIGGGTTEVAVISLGGIVTSQSIRVGGDEMDESIIRYIKSKYNLMIGERTAETLKMTIGYARIDEESENETMEIRGRDLVTGLPKQIEVTSAEICDALSDTVEAILAGVKHTLEQTPPELSADVMDRGIVLTGGGALLKNLDAVIEDETRILTLVAENALDCVAIGTGKSLEMMNVLRSKSGISQKR, from the coding sequence ATGTTTGGATCATTCAGCCGTGAAATCGGCATTGACTTAGGTACGGCTAACACGCTTGTGTATGTAAAGGGGCAGGGAATCGTCGTCCGCGAACCGTCCGTCGTCGCCTTCCGTACGGATACAGGAAAAATTGAGGCTGTCGGTAACGCAGCGAAAAACATGATCGGTCGTACGCCGGGTAACGTGACTGCACGACGCCCGATGAAAGACGGGGTTATCGCGGATTATGAAACAACCGCTACGATGATCAAATATTTCATGGATCAAGCTTCGAAGAAAAAAGGCTTGTTCTCTTCCAAGACGAACGTCATGATCTGTGTACCAAGTGGTATCACATCAGTCGAAAAACGTGCCGTTGAAGATGCAGCGAAACTCGCAGGTGCGCGTGAAGCGTACACGATCGAAGAACCATTTGCAGCAGCAATCGGTGCCGGTCTTCCAGTTTCAGAACCAACAGGCTCGATGGTCGTCGATATCGGTGGTGGTACGACAGAAGTTGCTGTCATCTCACTCGGTGGTATTGTAACAAGCCAATCGATCCGTGTTGGTGGCGATGAGATGGACGAATCAATCATTCGTTACATCAAATCGAAATACAACTTGATGATCGGGGAGCGGACAGCTGAGACGTTGAAAATGACGATCGGTTACGCTCGCATCGATGAAGAATCAGAGAACGAAACGATGGAAATTCGTGGACGTGACCTCGTGACAGGTCTTCCGAAACAGATCGAAGTCACAAGTGCAGAAATTTGCGATGCACTTTCGGATACGGTCGAAGCGATTCTTGCAGGTGTCAAACACACGCTTGAGCAGACGCCTCCTGAATTATCAGCAGACGTCATGGACCGCGGAATCGTCTTGACAGGCGGTGGGGCACTCTTGAAGAACCTCGACGCTGTCATCGAAGACGAAACACGTATTTTGACACTCGTTGCGGAAAACGCACTTGATTGTGTCGCAATCGGTACAGGAAAATCACTCGAGATGATGAATGTCCTTCGTTCGAAATCAGGCATCTCGCAAAAAAGATAA
- the rplU gene encoding 50S ribosomal protein L21, producing MYAIIKTGGKQVKVEAGQEIYVEKLNADVDSTVEFGEVLILGGDDVKVGAPLVEGAKVVATVIKHARAKKITVFKMKAKKNYRRKQGHRQPYTKVRIEKIEA from the coding sequence ATGTACGCAATTATCAAAACTGGTGGTAAACAAGTCAAAGTCGAAGCTGGCCAAGAAATCTACGTTGAGAAATTAAACGCAGACGTCGACAGCACAGTTGAATTTGGTGAAGTATTGATCCTTGGTGGTGACGATGTTAAAGTCGGCGCTCCACTCGTAGAAGGTGCGAAGGTCGTAGCAACGGTCATCAAACACGCTCGCGCGAAAAAGATCACTGTCTTCAAAATGAAAGCGAAAAAGAACTACCGTCGTAAGCAAGGTCACCGTCAACCTTACACGAAGGTCCGCATCGAGAAAATCGAAGCGTAA
- a CDS encoding septum site-determining protein MinC produces MIERKRYVTMKGHRGGLAVYVNERCSVDEFLDDLELTLADKSVENGRAVPITFFFGRRYVDEGVLTAVESIVARHDSFSFKGYDSECITKDEAKALYGERTFHYFGGTARSGHVLDVEGSIVIIGDINPGAVVHATGSIYCLGALRGTVHAGKGGNTEAVVAASVLQPKWVAVAGTIHEEPDDAPIPALDMGCAFLGEDGVEFSRLQTVPLARMDQFAIDSERG; encoded by the coding sequence ATGATTGAGCGTAAACGTTATGTAACGATGAAAGGTCATCGTGGTGGCCTCGCCGTCTATGTGAATGAAAGGTGCAGTGTGGATGAATTTCTTGACGATTTAGAGTTGACGCTTGCGGACAAATCCGTCGAGAACGGACGCGCCGTACCCATCACCTTCTTCTTCGGTCGACGTTACGTCGATGAAGGGGTGTTGACGGCCGTCGAATCTATCGTCGCGCGACATGATTCCTTCTCTTTCAAAGGTTATGACAGTGAGTGCATCACGAAGGACGAGGCAAAAGCCTTGTACGGAGAGCGAACGTTTCATTACTTCGGTGGAACGGCACGCAGTGGGCACGTATTAGACGTCGAAGGTTCGATCGTCATCATCGGAGATATCAATCCGGGAGCGGTCGTTCATGCGACAGGAAGTATCTATTGTCTCGGTGCTTTGCGTGGTACCGTTCATGCGGGGAAAGGTGGCAATACGGAAGCGGTCGTCGCGGCGAGTGTGCTCCAGCCGAAATGGGTTGCGGTCGCTGGAACCATCCACGAGGAACCGGATGACGCACCGATTCCTGCGCTTGACATGGGTTGTGCATTTTTAGGTGAAGACGGGGTCGAATTCTCCCGCCTTCAAACCGTTCCGCTCGCGCGGATGGATCAGTTTGCGATTGATAGTGAAAGAGGGTGA
- the mreC gene encoding rod shape-determining protein MreC, whose protein sequence is MKRFLNNRKLLITLLSFLLLVILIGISLQGRNQSHWYQSFVRDTVGVGQRLFATPIGWIDDTVTSIKEVRDVYKENEHLKSRLSDYAGNAVKVRDLERENKELKDMLDLNGSIRDYKLLPAEMIGRTSSEWQRFVTINIGEQKGVKPNMAVVTADGLIGRVIQASAYTSLVQLMSDTSRTNNVSATADDTKGKGVFGTIEGFDEETKFLKFTKIPNDAKLKKGQTVTTSGLGGKYPSGIVIGKIEEVKADQYGASKIAYVKPAADFEQFGHVFVIEREAKEPFAETDKGGDTRE, encoded by the coding sequence ATGAAGCGATTTTTAAATAATCGAAAACTGCTCATCACACTCCTTAGTTTTCTCCTTTTGGTGATCTTAATCGGGATTTCGCTGCAAGGGCGTAACCAATCCCACTGGTATCAAAGCTTCGTGCGGGATACCGTGGGCGTCGGTCAACGCCTTTTCGCGACACCGATTGGCTGGATTGATGATACGGTCACTTCGATTAAAGAAGTGCGTGACGTGTACAAAGAGAATGAACATTTGAAATCACGCTTGAGTGACTATGCCGGTAATGCCGTCAAAGTCCGTGATCTTGAACGTGAGAATAAAGAATTGAAAGATATGCTCGACCTGAATGGATCGATTCGCGACTATAAATTGTTACCAGCAGAGATGATCGGTCGGACATCATCCGAATGGCAACGGTTCGTCACAATCAACATCGGCGAACAAAAAGGAGTCAAACCGAACATGGCTGTCGTAACAGCAGATGGACTAATCGGTCGCGTCATCCAGGCGAGCGCTTATACTTCCCTCGTGCAGTTGATGTCGGATACGAGTCGAACGAATAACGTCTCGGCAACGGCTGACGACACGAAAGGAAAAGGAGTCTTCGGTACGATCGAAGGTTTCGATGAAGAAACGAAATTCCTCAAGTTCACGAAAATTCCGAATGACGCGAAGCTGAAAAAAGGGCAGACCGTCACGACGTCTGGTCTCGGTGGAAAATATCCGAGTGGGATCGTCATTGGGAAAATCGAGGAAGTGAAAGCCGATCAGTATGGGGCTTCGAAAATCGCATACGTCAAACCGGCAGCAGACTTCGAACAGTTCGGTCATGTCTTCGTGATTGAACGCGAAGCGAAAGAACCTTTCGCTGAGACCGATAAGGGAGGGGACACTCGTGAATAA
- a CDS encoding tetratricopeptide repeat protein, producing the protein MKRYSSYILLGLTIIIVLGAVGYFGYTTYTTHQTLQEKEATLKREQMVLEQAKANEQKVDVAESSFLQQKVPVTASNDDVIDAINASSQIAGVKVQSITFGQATEVAPQSPVTSTPAVDGAMATESDQAETTAAAPVTANATPLPASLTVEAPSYLELMAFLKQIERTDRITVLRQIQLSGPEEPGPGSGTVLLEDEMLSFTVEIESYYRPDLTKLSPDKQTPLEEKTPKSDPFVDVTGN; encoded by the coding sequence TTGAAACGTTATAGTAGCTATATCCTCCTCGGTCTAACGATTATAATCGTCCTCGGTGCGGTCGGTTACTTTGGTTATACGACGTATACGACGCATCAAACATTGCAAGAAAAAGAAGCGACGCTGAAGCGAGAACAGATGGTGCTCGAGCAAGCGAAAGCGAATGAACAGAAAGTTGACGTCGCCGAGTCAAGCTTCTTGCAGCAAAAAGTGCCGGTGACGGCGTCAAACGATGACGTCATCGATGCGATCAATGCATCGAGTCAGATTGCCGGTGTCAAAGTCCAGTCGATCACGTTTGGTCAGGCGACAGAAGTAGCACCACAGTCACCGGTGACATCAACACCTGCTGTTGACGGAGCGATGGCGACGGAATCGGACCAGGCTGAAACAACTGCCGCCGCACCCGTCACCGCTAACGCAACGCCATTGCCGGCATCACTAACGGTCGAAGCCCCATCTTATCTTGAACTGATGGCATTCTTAAAGCAAATAGAACGGACGGATCGGATTACGGTCTTGCGTCAGATCCAGTTATCGGGACCGGAAGAACCGGGGCCAGGTAGTGGGACGGTCTTACTTGAGGATGAGATGCTCTCGTTCACAGTGGAAATCGAATCGTATTATCGTCCGGATTTGACGAAGTTGTCACCGGATAAACAAACGCCACTCGAGGAGAAGACACCGAAGTCAGATCCATTTGTCGATGTGACAGGAAATTAA
- the radC gene encoding RadC family protein: protein MVQLKGLAQATTVELLACLVRSGTRDRTPLEIAEELLHIYPSLIELEAAGVGGLEKAPGVGKAKALQIMAGLELGRRLVTEPKWVRPTIRSPEDAAELLLEEMRLYQQEHFICLYLNTKNEVVSKKTLFIGGLNTSIVHPRDVFREAIRCSAANFIAVHNHPSGDPTPSREDIEVSERLVEAGRLIGISCLDHIIIGHGQFISMKQRGFM, encoded by the coding sequence ATGGTTCAGTTGAAAGGCTTGGCACAAGCGACGACAGTCGAGTTGCTGGCGTGTCTCGTCCGAAGTGGAACACGCGACCGGACACCGCTTGAAATCGCGGAAGAATTACTGCACATCTATCCTTCATTGATCGAACTCGAGGCAGCTGGAGTCGGTGGACTTGAAAAAGCCCCTGGGGTCGGGAAGGCAAAGGCATTACAAATCATGGCTGGACTGGAACTCGGTCGGCGTCTCGTCACAGAACCGAAATGGGTTCGACCGACGATCCGCTCACCGGAAGACGCGGCGGAACTGTTGTTAGAAGAGATGCGTCTCTATCAGCAGGAGCACTTCATCTGCCTGTATTTGAATACAAAAAATGAGGTCGTCTCGAAAAAGACGTTATTCATCGGAGGATTGAACACGTCAATCGTCCACCCGCGAGACGTTTTTCGGGAAGCGATTCGCTGCTCGGCTGCGAACTTCATTGCCGTCCATAATCATCCGTCCGGTGATCCGACGCCAAGTCGGGAAGATATTGAGGTATCAGAGCGACTTGTTGAGGCAGGTCGGCTCATTGGAATCAGTTGTCTTGACCATATCATCATCGGGCACGGACAATTTATTAGTATGAAACAGCGCGGATTTATGTAA
- the rpmA gene encoding 50S ribosomal protein L27, producing MLKLNLQFFASKKGVGSTKNGRDSQSKRLGAKRADGQTVSAGSILYRQRGTKIHPGMNVGRGGDDTLFATATGVVRFERLGRDKKQVSVYPA from the coding sequence ATGTTGAAACTTAATCTTCAGTTCTTCGCATCGAAAAAAGGGGTAGGTTCGACAAAGAACGGTCGTGACTCGCAATCGAAACGCCTTGGGGCGAAACGTGCAGACGGTCAAACTGTTTCTGCTGGTTCAATCCTCTACCGTCAACGCGGTACGAAGATTCACCCAGGTATGAACGTCGGACGTGGTGGCGATGATACACTTTTCGCAACTGCAACTGGTGTCGTTCGTTTCGAACGTCTCGGACGCGACAAGAAACAAGTCAGCGTTTACCCAGCATAA